DNA from Brassica napus cultivar Da-Ae chromosome C4, Da-Ae, whole genome shotgun sequence:
TACTGATCCGCAACGTAACCAGAGTAGTCAAGGTACAAAAGACTGGGCGTGGTAAAAGAAACAAACTCGTAAGCTTCGCGGTAATCGGGATAATGGTGAATGATGGTCAGTCGCTCGATGGAAGAGCTAGACACGTCCCCTGTCCAAGCCGGGGGATTGTTATCATCAGGATAATGCAGGAACAGTTCCTCGAGGACGGGGCATCCAAGGACGAGATCATCATACATGGCACAATCCGCAAACGCcacggagaagagagagagtctTTTGAGCGCTGGGAAAAAGACTCCACCAGCAGGTGGGAGGCGACCGTCAGGATAGAATCCATCGCATATCGTGAGGTCAACCAGTGTGTTGCTCGTGAAGAACTCGGTCTCTATAGAATACATACCTACGGTCTCCAAGCGAAGCTCCTCCAAGAAGCCGAGCTCCAGGGCAGTGCGGATCCAACCGTCCACACGAGAGTCTTCGTGCCTATGCTCACAGTTGAGATGGAATGTCTTGATGAGTGAAGAGTTTTTTAAGAGAGCAAGTGTCTTGTCCACGAATTCAGGGAAGCCTAGAGGACCACCACTTGCGTCGCTCAAATCGAGCTTGTTTACAAGCGCAAGAAGATTCCTCCACCTCTTGGACAGAACTGATGTGGAAGCGGCGATATGTGTCGGAAGGAAGGACAGGATCTTCCCAAGAACCTCGTCTGGCAGACTGCTGATCAAATCTCTAGAACCCATCCCTACTCTGTGAGCACACATACGTTTCTTTTTTGTCAACTCAACTTAATCTATCCgacagaaataaaaaaagataaacgATTAGGGTCTCAATAAATAATCGGACAATTTGATTGGAAGAAGGGAGAGAAGGTTACGAAAGTACGACGAGGGATGTCAGAGATAGAACCGAGAACGCACCTGTTCTTCTTTTCCTTCTAATATAgaattaactcttttttttgtttcaccgATAGAGTTAGGCCTGGACATAAAATCCGGAAtccaaaatccgaaccgaacccgaaccgaaaaacccgatccgtTATCCGACCCAAaacgtaaaaatacccgaacgggtcttgtagagtggtacaaaaaatatccgaacccgaagtgttattaaccgaacccgaacgggtaacccgaaaaatccgaaattaatagtcaatataaatattttgaaatatatacgagtatttcaattattaaattcaatatttgtggtaatattatataataataaatattaaaattctaataaatgctttaagtacacaattagttataaataagtattttataatttgctcatCGAAATAAAAAGTTTACTCTCTATAAcgcaatacatattgtttacaaatgatgtttgttttcatgcttgatttaacattttattgttattttatcaattttatatgtgatagattaatttttatttaatttagatgtttttctttatgttttacttcaaaaaatttgttttttactttggttatatccgaaccgaaccgatataacccaaatccgtacgatatatgattactttatgggttttatgatgcaatacaattttgaaccgaacccgaagtgttattatccgaacctgacccgtactaataaaattttagtatgggacctagaagcgtaaacccgaaaatccgaaaacccgaaaaacccgatccgaatgCCAACGGGTACCCAAACGCCCAGGCCTAGATAAAGTTaaccttttcctttttttttgtcagcaattaACCTTTTCCTTTCTAATAAGCGACACCAAGGTATATATTCTGAATCTGGGTTTGAGCTTCTCCAGAGATTGATGTCTCCATATTGTCGTTCTGAATTGCATTTTGCTTTTAGCAATAAAGGActaaaagaacaaattattcaaatttGTTTGTATATCGAcatgaaatgatttttttattctcAACTCTCTCGTTTTGTTATAAATCAAGTGATGAATGTCCATAACCAGCCCGGTACATAAACCGGCCGAAACCttagagagagacggcccaaaCTCTAGAGAGAGATGGCGGCCGCGACCtggagagagaaaggaagtcgGCCATGACTTTTCATTATTCTAGTTTTCCTATTCCttgttggtttatgatttagtaaTTATCCTAAATCATGTTGGATTAGGATTTGTACAATTTCattttatctttatcttgtaatccttatataaaggaactcccattgatcattaataatacacagacAAAATTTCTCATAGTTTTACAAcatgttatcagcacgatagattCCCAAAAAACCTTGAGAAAGAAAAATCGCTAAAACCACCTAAACCCTAACCTAAGCCGACGATCgtacctaaaccctaacccgaTCGCATACCATCCGTTCCAGGAAGCTTTACCGTCTCAGCCTGATACGATCTTAGCTCAGACAATCTCTTACGTCCTCAGCTTCACGTTCGGCATCACAGCCAGCTCGCGTTCCAAAACAGACGCCCGCGAACCCAATAGAAAGAAGACGCGTCCCGCTCCAACTCAGATCGCGTCCAACGTCCTCAGCACACATCCGCGACCAGACGCAAAACCGTTCCAGATAGCTCGCGTCCGTCCTCAAactcgcgacccgataggagccAGCGTCCGTACGGGTGAAGATAGAGGTTCATCCgactttggtggtccggttctcaGCCCTACAAACAAAGGTATATCATCAATCTGAGAACATAGAAgaagaaaccctaaaaccctaatccattattatggaaaccccttgttcttgatgaaaccctaaaattcatataacttAAAATCGACAATCTCATGACTAGTAACAAAAATCGATTCACTAGAACATATTTGATTGTGTATTGATTGTTTCTGATTTGAATTTAAGAAACCCTAATAATTGGAATCAAAACcctataaaccctaaaaagctTGAATTCGTTTTTGATTGATATTGCTTGATTGAATGATTAATGATCTGAagattgatagattgattgaatctcaaaactaaaaccctaaaggccttgaaaccttaaatctcaCATTGCTTGAAAGattggtttaaagtttaggattatttacatatttcatgaaagttaggttgctagattactTGATTCTAAAAAACCTAAAATCTAGCTGATcattaccaaccttgaaattggtaaaACCTAATTGATATGCAACTAAATAATAAGATTGAATGCATCGAATTTGATCATCATGTTTGTACATTATGACCGTGTGGCTTTGCTTGATAATATTGACTAGCATTGTTTGAATCATGAGATTAAAAGCTGTGTGGCATAATGCATATCTATGTGGCTATGTGGCCTAGTATCCGGATGGTCATATGA
Protein-coding regions in this window:
- the LOC106424225 gene encoding putative F-box protein At1g21990 isoform X2, with amino-acid sequence MGSRDLISSLPDEVLGKILSFLPTHIAASTSVLSKRWRNLLALVNKLDLSDASGGPLGFPEFVDKTLALLKNSSLIKTFHLNCEHRHEDSRVDGWIRTALELGFLEELRLETVGMYSIETEFFTSNTLVDLTICDGFYPDGRLPPAGGVFFPALKRLSLFSVAFADCAMYDDLVLGCPVLEELFLHYPDDNNPPAWTGDVSSSSIERLTIIHHYPDYREAYEFVSFTTPSLLYLDYSGYVADQYDVDFDSLVEARLDIRPWEAFTDEHDDRSDSEDDDSDSKDDADSFSSWDVTGLVTKISNIKTLHLSSDSLEVFHFYCRSMPVFHNLLTLSFESDKEKGWQVVPLLLNSSPNLETLVIKGLVHKVTNRCGDACICIPKKKKKEEGVPCCLSTCQVKMLTVSGYLGTCRERKQISHFLANLKCLETVKVGVQVDNQQENHVHKRYMGIINALIKLPRVSPNCQIQFF
- the LOC106424225 gene encoding putative F-box protein At1g21990 isoform X1 yields the protein MCAHRVGMGSRDLISSLPDEVLGKILSFLPTHIAASTSVLSKRWRNLLALVNKLDLSDASGGPLGFPEFVDKTLALLKNSSLIKTFHLNCEHRHEDSRVDGWIRTALELGFLEELRLETVGMYSIETEFFTSNTLVDLTICDGFYPDGRLPPAGGVFFPALKRLSLFSVAFADCAMYDDLVLGCPVLEELFLHYPDDNNPPAWTGDVSSSSIERLTIIHHYPDYREAYEFVSFTTPSLLYLDYSGYVADQYDVDFDSLVEARLDIRPWEAFTDEHDDRSDSEDDDSDSKDDADSFSSWDVTGLVTKISNIKTLHLSSDSLEVFHFYCRSMPVFHNLLTLSFESDKEKGWQVVPLLLNSSPNLETLVIKGLVHKVTNRCGDACICIPKKKKKEEGVPCCLSTCQVKMLTVSGYLGTCRERKQISHFLANLKCLETVKVGVQVDNQQENHVHKRYMGIINALIKLPRVSPNCQIQFF